attccatgcatctatattttatgactacctattatatattggtaatatgtttaattaacaataaaaatattcccaTTAACCTgtagatatattataatgtagacaattgttccaaatgaatccaatataatttatactctgatatataatattattatactgtttggttatcaaaatataatttaaattaaaaaaaatgatacaaataatttttgctaaataaaatgttttatcaaacaaagaaacatattatgttatgcataattcaatataattatgattaacaaactttatataataaataattatgatatatcataatatgaattaatatatgcaatatagatatttttttaatcatattaaattgatatgaacactaaattatatatattataatttatgaaaaaattttatgtgactcttttcatattaatggtaGTACCCattttttggttgcatatttaggCTTTACCGCgtgattaaaaatatgtgaatggtcatatatttaattattgctcaaattataaaaaataaatgcaatataatacttagccctaacccgaatatgggttccacaaacACAACTatgacccacaacataaaaacaatataaaaactatgatcaaaaattacttcgaaatagacaCTTTCTTAAGATAAATCAATCGTCATATtcagaataatttattaatgatcagtttttttctttatttttttagcttttttcttaaatgtttttgaactcttttccgaaatccaaataacgaatactaatgtaaaatgttaagaaacgtatgatttttttgttaacgtttacatatatataatgaaaataattttttaattccttattatttaccttataagaaattcccaaaaaaataggtattgcaccaaatatcaataaaattggaattaatttgcttACTATCGATGAACTTGATGATGCAACATCATAATTATCTATACCTTGTTCTAAACTATCTACATATTCTCCAGAACTATCTAAAAGTATTTGTCCaggtttttctttttcttttgcCGATAGATAGGATAAAATACTGTTACATTCctttttaaaatcattatAATCAGTTAATAAAGTGGACAACATTTCTTTATATGGACTGCTATTAGTAATATCAGAATCTTTaagttctttatattttttaaaaaattcactATTATCTTTCAAATATTTCTCgcaatttttattgttataatcAAGTTCATTATAcaaattacataataatttaaatgcttcataaaatttaggtACAATATTACTATCCATATACAAAAAATCCTTTCTTTTATCTATAAGACccttataattataattaccATAATCATGATAATGATTCTTTAATTCGCTTATTTCCGTCTTATACTTATCACAGCTATTTATATGTGAACCATAAAAATCCGTTATATTGTCTTCTTTACTGTTGAtcaggtttaacatataacttaaccatatcaaaatGTAATCAACAATATAGGGGTTACTATTTTTTGGAGAGGGTATCACACCAGAATCCTTATATAATTGatccaacaaatataaacatccagcactTATTCTATCGTAATCACTATGACATTGATTACTATCAcaatacttatttaaaaAGTGATCATCACCAAATTCAGTGATTCCTTTATATTCCGATTCATCGGAAATCGAGTTCCTTACTTCCTGGAACTCTTTACACTAAAAAACATTtgaaaacaattaataaaaacgcgaattattaaaaattttattaaaataaagtttgatggtatttatatataatacaatataaaaaaatgtaaaggaaactattattttttaaaaaaatgcatataccatttgcgtattcattataatggaattttatttttgatttgtaaattgaatAAAATCATGCTGTTTTTATATGTACTATACCAATATGTGacgaaaataatttaacccTATAAATAACAACTGTccgtagttaaatatattataattttttaaataattaaattaatatagaataataaaataatattattactaaaatcatattatacttattttatgataattagctaaattaccttaaatagagggttgtTTAATACacttttgattaaatatatatatgatgcattttatacaagaaatgcattcttactaacatttggtataactttattataaaaatgaatatacatttataatgaatttaaagtatgtttgaacatagaaaaggaatatatttatatcttatgttttaatgattgtCTTTcaaaaacttaaatactgtataaatctaaaaaaataaaaattatattattactataatccttaaaatatataaataatcattttttaaaatatattaaacttttatatatttgcttctaatactatatacaatgctttattaaaattatagtattttcaaattaagttgcattgtttCCTTTCTAtgcaattatataaatttatattgtttttaatgaatgtagataaattcaaaattcattttaatgtgctcaataactttatttttattccaatataccttattgggtaattttataatacattttgccatattttccattctttaaaacaattagcactgaacccgtacttataagcttaaataagtctttgaatgcatgttatttttaaaataatgctcagtaaatattaacatataaatatatattaataatattttaaagtataatagaaaactatgtttaattaggttcTTATATTAccttaagaggagagagataagatatattgctattttaatatataaatttagataaatattcattaaatgttctacataattcattttattttataaattttattgttatagttatcaatgtatatactttcaaataatttattaaaaattctatattttattaattctacaaaaaacaataataatataatacgcgttaatattgaataataaatgatatttaatattaattaagtaTTTAACAATTTCTCCattaatccatatttttagaatataaaactacaaattCCAAATTGAatcattaacaaatatataatgtattattgtcttttcgataaaattaatatttaattatatgaaggtttcacaataaaataatattttaatattaactatTTGTAATTTctagattatatgtataggcatataataatgcatcatatctataatattaaactttaataatatttttatattttattttttaactattttaaaatataatatatttatacctcaaaatttaaaaattaatagtaattaatataattctacctttatgataaattaaagcgtatgaggcaacttctattaatacaagaaGATAATATTAACTACAATTcaacttcaaaaaatgttagaagcataacaataatttatagattatgttatattgtcgatcctcgatcgatatttatgaatctatattttatgattatctattatacaTTAGTAGTATGCttaattaacattaaaaatataatcattaatatgaatcgaattataattatactttgatatataaaattattatactgttcggttataaaaatacgatttaaattaaaataaatatgatacaaataatacgttttactaaataaaattttcataaaataaagaaacatattatgatatgcataattcattataattatgattaacaaactttatataataaataattgcgatatagcataatatgaattaatatatctaatatagttattttactttaatcatattaaatatatattaacactcaattatatatattataacttatgaacaAATATGATGTAactattttcatattaatagcAATGCTCCTTTGGgagtacat
The Plasmodium yoelii strain 17X genome assembly, chromosome: 4 genome window above contains:
- a CDS encoding PIR protein codes for the protein MNTQMCKEFQEVRNSISDESEYKGITEFGDDHFLNKYCDSNQCHSDYDRISAGCLYLLDQLYKDSGVIPSPKNSNPYIVDYILIWLSYMLNLINSKEDNITDFYGSHINSCDKYKTEISELKNHYHDYGNYNYKGLIDKRKDFLYMDSNIVPKFYEAFKLLCNLYNELDYNNKNCEKYLKDNSEFFKKYKELKDSDITNSSPYKEMLSTLLTDYNDFKKECNSILSYLSAKEKEKPGQILLDSSGEYVDSLEQGIDNYDVASSSSSIVSKLIPILLIFGAIPIFLGISYKYSLFGFRKRVQKHLRKKLKK